GAACGGGCGATCCGCGACGACGTGGTGCTCAACCTCACGAGCTCGCTCGGCGGCCTGCTGCTGCTCTTCTACCTCGCCTACCGGCGCCGCTCGCTGCTGGTGCTCGCCACGCTCCCGCTCGTCTGCGGCGTGGTCTTCACCTTCGGCTTCGCATCGGTCGCCGTCGGCACGCTCTCGGCGACCACCGCGGGCGTCGCGGCACTGCTCTTCGGTCTGGGGGACGACTTCGTCATCGTGCTCTACGGCCGCTACGTCCAGACGCGCCGCGCCGGCCTCGACTTCGACGCGTCGATGCGCGACCTCGGCGGCGCCACCGCGCGCGGTGTCATCCTCGGCGCGGCGACGACGGCCGCCTGCTTCTTCGCCTTCCTCATCACCGACTTCACCGGGCTCTGGCAGATGGGGCTGATGATCGGCGCCGGCATCCTCTTCTGCCTGGCGGCGGTGCTCTTCCTGGTGCCGGCGATGCTCGCCTGGACCGAAGCGCACCATCGCAAGCGCGATCGCGAGCCGCGCTTGCAGGTCTTCGGCTTCGGTGCCGAGTACCTCGTCCGCGCGGCGCGGCGGCGGCCGGTGTGGGTCCTCGCGGCGACCGCGGTGCTGACGCTCGCCGCGGCCGCCATGGCGCCACGGCTGCAGTTCGAGGACAACGTCGAGAAGCTGCGGCCGCCCGGCAATCGCGGGGTGGTCGCCCAGCAGGAGATCAACACCCACTTCGGCTCGGGCTTCGACCACATGTCGCTGGTGGTCTCGGCGCCGACGCTCGACGAGACGCTGACGCTCGCCGAGCGCGCCGCGGCCGGAGCGCGCCTCGCGGTGCAGCGCGGCGAGCTCGGCGGGCTCGACGCCGTCACCTCGGTGCTGCCGCCGCCGACGGCCCAGGCGCAGGCTCTCGCCTGGCTCGCCGAGGCGCGGAGCTCCGAGCTCGACCCGCAGCGGGTGCGGCACACCTTCGCCACGGCCCTCGCCGCCGAAGGGTTGCGGGCCGAACCGTTCGCCGAAGGGCTCGATCTCTTCGAGCGGGCCGTCGCCCCGCCGGGACCGATCACCCGCGACACCGTGCTCGCGATTCCGCAGGGGCGGACGCTGCTCGACCGCTACCTCAAGCGGTTCGACGGCGGCTGGCGAAGCGTCGTCAAGCTCTATCCGGTGCCGGGGCGGCCGAAGCGCGAAGTGCCGCAGGCGGCGGTCGATCTCGCCACCTCGCTCGGCCCCGGGGCGACGCTCACCGGGATCAACGTCGTCAGCCGCTCGCTGCGCGGCGAGGTCTGGCGCGACGCCTCGATCTCGGCGGCGATCGGCATGCTCCTGGTGCTCGGCCTGCTCGCCGCCGACTTCCGCCGCTTGAGCGATGCGCTTCTCGCGCTGCTCCCCTTGGGTCTCGGTTTGGTGTGGATGGTCGGCGCGATGGTGACGCTCGGCTTCTCGCTCAACCTGATGAACGTCTTCGTGGTGACGATGATCATCGGTGTCGGGGTCGACTACGGCATCCACGTCGTCCACCGCTATCGCGAGGACGTCGAGGCTGGGCACGACGGTGGCGCCGGGCTCGAGGAGACGGCGCGCGCCGTGCTGCTCGCGGCGCTCACCACGGTGGTGGGCTTCGGCTCGATCGCCACCTCGCACTACCCGGGGCTGGTGTCGATGGGTGTCGTGGCGACGCTCGGCACCCTGGCGACTGCGCTGGCCTCGATCGGCGTGTTGCCGGCCTACCTCCAGTTGCGCGCCGAGCGGCA
This genomic window from Holophagales bacterium contains:
- a CDS encoding MMPL family transporter yields the protein MIPRGLLERLLLFAGRRHVAVGVVVFALVVVALLLTARLRLDADVLNLLPKHNPQVQAYRDTLEQFGSIDYFVVGIRIPEGAPFDPYAAYSDELVARMEQSGLFVTIEHRLGEPEDLLRQVFPNALLFLPPEGRAAVASRLTDEAIVERVSEIKRLLQTPQAIAMRELLRLDPLGLSPVFLERVGGMRGPLALDWTSGRYLSRDHRLLLILAKPARPPQDLAFDAKLVAEMERESAAAAESWNELAAGVELPRPEAFFGGRYLIGLDDERAIRDDVVLNLTSSLGGLLLLFYLAYRRRSLLVLATLPLVCGVVFTFGFASVAVGTLSATTAGVAALLFGLGDDFVIVLYGRYVQTRRAGLDFDASMRDLGGATARGVILGAATTAACFFAFLITDFTGLWQMGLMIGAGILFCLAAVLFLVPAMLAWTEAHHRKRDREPRLQVFGFGAEYLVRAARRRPVWVLAATAVLTLAAAAMAPRLQFEDNVEKLRPPGNRGVVAQQEINTHFGSGFDHMSLVVSAPTLDETLTLAERAAAGARLAVQRGELGGLDAVTSVLPPPTAQAQALAWLAEARSSELDPQRVRHTFATALAAEGLRAEPFAEGLDLFERAVAPPGPITRDTVLAIPQGRTLLDRYLKRFDGGWRSVVKLYPVPGRPKREVPQAAVDLATSLGPGATLTGINVVSRSLRGEVWRDASISAAIGMLLVLGLLAADFRRLSDALLALLPLGLGLVWMVGAMVTLGFSLNLMNVFVVTMIIGVGVDYGIHVVHRYREDVEAGHDGGAGLEETARAVLLAALTTVVGFGSIATSHYPGLVSMGVVATLGTLATALASIGVLPAYLQLRAERQKRRGAGD